A genomic stretch from Deltaproteobacteria bacterium HGW-Deltaproteobacteria-2 includes:
- a CDS encoding KTSC domain-containing protein yields the protein MERTKVKSSNIAEVGYDPASQALEVQFKNGGVFQYEGVPPQEVVNLHGAESIGKYLHSNIRPNFKCSKVKVDVP from the coding sequence GTGGAACGAACCAAAGTTAAATCATCGAATATCGCAGAGGTCGGCTACGATCCGGCGAGTCAGGCATTGGAAGTGCAGTTCAAGAATGGTGGGGTTTTTCAATACGAGGGTGTGCCGCCACAGGAAGTTGTTAATCTCCACGGCGCGGAATCAATCGGAAAGTATCTCCATTCCAACATCAGGCCTAATTTTAAATGCAGTAAGGTGAAGGTAGATGTCCCATAA
- a CDS encoding single-stranded DNA-binding protein, which produces MLNKATLIGRLGKDPDVKYTPDGTMVTTFSIATTEQWKDKNGEKVQKTEWHKIVAWKKLAEICGNYLKKGSLVFIEGRIQTRSWEDKDGIKHYTTEIVAADMKMLDKKEDQQLAADGMPLDDVPF; this is translated from the coding sequence ATGTTAAACAAAGCAACATTGATTGGAAGACTCGGGAAAGATCCGGATGTGAAATATACGCCGGACGGGACAATGGTAACAACTTTTTCTATTGCCACCACCGAACAGTGGAAAGATAAAAACGGCGAGAAGGTCCAAAAGACTGAATGGCATAAGATTGTCGCATGGAAAAAACTAGCGGAGATATGCGGGAACTATTTAAAAAAAGGCTCTCTTGTTTTCATTGAGGGTCGTATTCAAACCCGATCATGGGAAGATAAAGACGGGATTAAACATTACACGACTGAAATTGTTGCCGCCGATATGAAGATGCTCGATAAAAAAGAAGACCAGCAATTAGCGGCCGATGGTATGCCTCTTGATGATGTGCCGTTTTAA
- a CDS encoding SsrA-binding protein, producing MVKENTAQKMIASNKTARMNYEIGDIYEAGMVLTGTEVKALRAGKANLKDSYAVVKDDEVFLKEMHISHYDHGNRFNHEPLRARKLLLHKREIKKLYGKSREKGLALIPLKLYFKNGKVKVEIGIGKGKKLYDRRQDIKEREERRTLARDFKSKLIKV from the coding sequence ATGGTTAAAGAAAACACAGCGCAGAAAATGATCGCATCCAATAAAACAGCGCGCATGAATTACGAAATCGGCGATATTTATGAAGCCGGTATGGTCTTAACAGGAACAGAGGTTAAAGCTCTGCGCGCCGGCAAGGCCAATCTCAAAGACAGTTATGCCGTCGTCAAGGATGATGAAGTATTTCTTAAAGAAATGCATATCAGTCATTACGATCATGGGAATCGCTTTAATCATGAACCTCTACGGGCGCGCAAATTGCTTTTGCATAAAAGGGAGATTAAAAAACTATACGGCAAGTCGCGGGAAAAAGGTCTGGCGCTTATTCCACTGAAGCTATATTTTAAAAATGGGAAGGTAAAAGTGGAAATCGGCATCGGCAAAGGCAAAAAATTGTATGACCGCCGTCAGGATATTAAAGAGCGCGAAGAGCGCCGCACACTAGCCCGGGATTTCAAGTCAAAGCTAATAAAAGTCTGA
- a CDS encoding tRNA 2-thiocytidine(32) synthetase TtcA, whose product MDEIKKDKNTKLFLHLKKWLEKAVLDYGMIEEGDRLLIGVSGGADSFALLDLLDSPMIFVPRFSFIAVNIDMGFDSQYQAYKVLEKYFQENNYRYVMEKTDIGNLAHSDINKKNPCFLCSRLRRKRIFEIADAEGCNKIAFAHHRDDIIETLLINMFYGREISTMMPNQSIFGGKLHIIRPLAYLQEELVKKYSRERQFPAVKNNCPTSLTSKRIYIKNLLNELERDNKEIRDNIYKAMSHVKPDYLLPQKRK is encoded by the coding sequence ATGGATGAGATTAAAAAAGATAAAAATACAAAACTTTTCCTGCATTTGAAAAAGTGGTTGGAAAAAGCAGTGCTGGATTACGGGATGATTGAGGAAGGAGACCGTCTTTTAATAGGTGTCTCCGGCGGTGCGGATAGTTTTGCCTTGCTGGATTTACTTGATTCTCCGATGATTTTTGTCCCCCGGTTTTCTTTTATCGCTGTCAATATCGACATGGGTTTTGACTCCCAATATCAGGCGTATAAAGTATTGGAAAAATATTTTCAGGAGAACAACTACCGCTACGTAATGGAAAAGACGGATATCGGCAATCTGGCGCATTCCGATATTAATAAAAAAAATCCCTGTTTTTTATGTTCACGGCTCAGGCGCAAAAGAATATTTGAAATCGCCGATGCTGAAGGCTGCAATAAAATAGCGTTTGCCCATCACCGGGACGATATTATCGAAACACTGCTGATAAACATGTTTTACGGACGCGAAATAAGTACAATGATGCCCAATCAGAGTATATTCGGCGGTAAACTGCATATCATTCGTCCGCTTGCTTATTTGCAGGAGGAACTGGTAAAAAAATACAGCAGAGAGCGCCAATTCCCGGCAGTGAAAAACAATTGTCCGACAAGCCTTACATCTAAGCGAATATATATTAAAAATCTTTTGAATGAATTAGAACGGGATAACAAAGAAATCCGCGATAATATTTACAAGGCAATGAGCCATGTAAAACCGGATTATCTGCTGCCACAGAAGAGAAAATAA
- a CDS encoding phosphopyruvate hydratase: MPEIIKVHAREILDSRGNPTVEAEVTTIAGITARAAVPSGASTGEHEMLELRDGNKKRFNGKGVQNAVKNILYKIGPEIIGMDCRRQRDIDYAMIELDGTENKGKLGANSILAVSMACAKAGAEISGLPLYRYLGGVNAKDLPIPQSNILNGGQHADNNVDIQEFMIMPVGAPNFTEAIRMNAEIFHALKSVLKGKGYNTAVGDEGGFAPNLKSNEEALSLIMTAIEKANYHPGQDIMIALDSAASSFYEKDKYILAAEKKPQKSAEEMVKFYADLVAKYPIISIEDGLAEDDWNGWKILTDELGGKIQIVGDDLFVTNVKRLEQGIAKGVANSVLIKLNQIGTLTETLNTMERAKEASYTCVVSHRSGETEDTFMADITVATNCGQIKSGSLSRTERLAKYNQLMRIEEELGDAANYRGKAAFYSIKQPVKAGKKK; this comes from the coding sequence ATGCCGGAAATTATTAAAGTTCATGCCCGAGAAATTCTGGATTCCCGGGGAAATCCAACGGTAGAAGCCGAAGTGACAACAATAGCGGGGATTACCGCAAGAGCGGCTGTTCCTTCAGGTGCTTCCACCGGCGAGCATGAAATGTTGGAATTACGAGACGGCAATAAGAAAAGATTCAATGGGAAAGGTGTTCAAAATGCCGTAAAAAATATTCTCTATAAAATCGGTCCGGAAATTATCGGTATGGATTGCCGCCGACAGCGCGATATCGACTATGCCATGATCGAACTGGACGGAACAGAAAACAAGGGAAAACTTGGCGCCAACTCGATTCTGGCTGTCTCGATGGCCTGCGCCAAAGCCGGAGCGGAAATATCAGGCCTGCCCCTCTATCGATACCTGGGCGGTGTCAACGCTAAGGACCTGCCGATACCGCAGTCCAATATTTTAAACGGCGGGCAGCACGCCGACAATAATGTGGACATTCAGGAATTTATGATTATGCCGGTAGGCGCACCTAATTTTACCGAAGCTATCCGCATGAACGCGGAAATTTTTCATGCTTTAAAGTCAGTGCTCAAAGGCAAAGGTTATAACACAGCCGTTGGCGATGAAGGCGGCTTTGCACCGAATTTAAAATCCAATGAAGAAGCTCTTTCCCTTATTATGACAGCTATAGAAAAAGCAAACTACCATCCGGGTCAGGATATTATGATCGCCTTGGATTCGGCCGCAAGTTCTTTTTATGAAAAAGATAAATATATTCTCGCGGCGGAAAAGAAACCGCAAAAATCGGCTGAAGAAATGGTTAAATTCTATGCTGATCTCGTCGCAAAATATCCTATTATATCTATTGAAGACGGACTGGCGGAAGATGACTGGAATGGTTGGAAAATATTGACTGATGAACTGGGCGGCAAGATTCAGATTGTCGGCGATGATCTTTTTGTCACTAATGTTAAACGTCTGGAGCAAGGCATTGCCAAGGGTGTCGCCAATTCAGTTTTAATTAAGCTCAACCAGATCGGCACACTTACAGAAACACTCAACACCATGGAACGCGCTAAAGAAGCAAGCTATACTTGCGTTGTCTCGCACCGTTCGGGCGAAACAGAAGATACTTTTATGGCGGATATCACCGTCGCCACCAATTGCGGACAGATTAAAAGTGGTTCACTTTCCCGTACGGAAAGACTGGCTAAGTACAATCAACTGATGCGCATTGAAGAAGAATTAGGTGATGCAGCCAACTATCGCGGCAAGGCGGCATTTTACAGCATTAAACAACCGGTTAAAGCAGGGAAGAAAAAATAA